From a region of the Salinispira pacifica genome:
- a CDS encoding response regulator codes for MRDYVFSSPVPQLLLSGSARVMQWNQSFAALYAEGLEDLEGKHLPDIVVPRNDMQYQQELKRLLDTPGSTGVIPCRISIPGKVADKWWFLSASRLENGAVHASFIAADQQIRETETLERDKQAAEEATRSKSLFLANMSHEIRTPIHTVRGMSELLLDTSLDQEQSEYAAQIRFSAEALLGLINDILDFSKIEAGKLHIENIHYNIVDLYGSVLDMLSLELYKRGLGILLDIDPRMPEMVGGDPTRMRQILVNLLSNAMKFTHEGHVSLHLKLIEQDDEYIRFRTEVRDTGIGIPREKQSVLFSSFQQVDATTTRKYGGTGLGLSISKNLVQLMGGKIGFTSDEDRGTTFWFTLKVPSVSSRTLGEITRDLSILEDREVLVVDRYRPSAEFLSGLLRPHAAGVSHCSSGREGLEHLRRTPMESGREPVVLVDLQLEDMDGWQFASEVNSDKAINSSRLFLIRPPGTMQADAKMKLLNWFDGYLTKPLKTKQLSEQLNLALDTSLDLSEVEDEEPVGLEELGGEALSILLAEDHFVNQQLFKTILDKLGHQVVVANNGREIVEAYAPGKYDLIFMDLQMPEMDGYSAASELRNKGADEPIIAVTANALMGEKEKCLKAGMDDYMSKPFSRDDLVSIMNRWQGRKTQAKPDPEPEAEAEAKSAREPVQEPDPTPKPDPEPVPESAGVESASARWNSTDEERNLIDFAAAVKTFMNNEEAVVRILRQFLERSTQQTVQIHEYLENDNFRDAQILSHGIKGSSRNLSMKELGNAAEKVEKACEEEDMEAALKFMPAMEQALQRVKTYLEPELKRRAGD; via the coding sequence TTGCGAGATTACGTGTTCTCCTCACCGGTACCCCAGCTTCTTCTGTCCGGCAGCGCCAGGGTGATGCAGTGGAATCAGAGCTTTGCCGCCCTGTACGCCGAAGGGCTGGAGGATCTTGAGGGGAAGCATCTCCCGGATATCGTGGTCCCCCGGAATGATATGCAGTATCAGCAGGAACTGAAACGGCTGCTGGATACCCCCGGGAGCACGGGAGTGATCCCCTGCAGAATATCCATACCCGGCAAGGTGGCGGATAAGTGGTGGTTTCTCTCGGCCTCCCGTCTTGAAAACGGCGCAGTGCATGCATCGTTTATCGCCGCAGATCAGCAGATCCGGGAAACGGAAACCCTTGAACGTGACAAACAGGCCGCCGAGGAAGCAACCAGGTCCAAGAGCCTGTTTCTGGCCAACATGAGTCATGAAATCCGCACCCCCATTCACACAGTCAGAGGAATGTCAGAACTGCTTCTGGACACCAGTCTGGACCAGGAGCAGTCAGAATACGCCGCTCAAATCCGTTTCTCAGCCGAAGCCCTCCTGGGGCTCATCAATGACATTCTGGATTTTTCAAAAATCGAGGCCGGCAAACTTCATATAGAAAACATCCATTACAATATAGTGGACCTTTATGGCTCGGTTCTGGACATGCTCAGTCTGGAGCTGTACAAACGGGGGCTGGGAATCCTGCTGGATATTGATCCGCGGATGCCGGAAATGGTGGGCGGCGACCCCACCCGGATGCGCCAGATTCTGGTGAACCTTCTCAGCAATGCCATGAAGTTCACCCATGAAGGCCATGTGAGCCTTCATCTCAAGCTGATAGAGCAGGATGATGAATATATCCGGTTCCGCACAGAGGTGCGGGACACGGGAATCGGAATACCCCGGGAAAAGCAGAGCGTCCTGTTCTCCTCGTTCCAGCAGGTGGACGCCACAACCACCCGGAAGTACGGGGGGACCGGCCTGGGACTTTCCATCAGCAAAAATCTGGTGCAGCTCATGGGCGGGAAGATCGGCTTCACCAGCGACGAGGACAGGGGAACCACATTCTGGTTCACCCTGAAGGTTCCCTCCGTCAGTTCCCGGACCCTGGGGGAGATCACCCGGGACTTGAGCATCCTTGAAGACCGGGAGGTGCTGGTGGTGGATAGATACCGACCCTCCGCGGAGTTCTTAAGCGGTCTGCTTCGTCCCCATGCCGCAGGGGTTTCCCATTGCAGCTCGGGCAGAGAAGGGCTTGAGCATTTACGCCGCACACCCATGGAGAGCGGACGAGAGCCTGTGGTGCTGGTTGACCTGCAGCTGGAAGACATGGACGGCTGGCAGTTCGCAAGTGAAGTGAACTCCGACAAGGCAATCAACAGCAGCAGACTCTTTCTCATCCGCCCTCCGGGAACCATGCAGGCGGATGCCAAAATGAAACTTCTCAACTGGTTCGACGGATATCTGACCAAACCTCTGAAGACCAAACAGCTGAGCGAACAGCTGAACCTCGCCCTGGATACCAGCCTGGATCTGTCGGAAGTGGAAGATGAAGAGCCCGTTGGGCTTGAGGAGCTGGGGGGCGAAGCCCTGAGCATCCTCCTGGCGGAAGACCACTTTGTGAACCAGCAGCTGTTTAAAACCATTCTGGATAAGCTGGGGCACCAGGTGGTTGTGGCAAACAACGGCCGGGAAATCGTTGAAGCATACGCCCCGGGAAAGTATGACCTGATCTTTATGGATCTGCAGATGCCGGAAATGGACGGCTATAGCGCCGCATCAGAACTGCGGAACAAGGGAGCCGATGAACCCATTATTGCCGTCACTGCCAATGCCCTGATGGGAGAGAAAGAAAAATGCCTGAAGGCGGGCATGGATGACTACATGTCAAAACCCTTCAGCAGAGACGACCTTGTGAGTATTATGAATCGCTGGCAGGGAAGGAAAACTCAGGCCAAGCCTGATCCCGAACCGGAAGCGGAAGCGGAAGCGAAATCGGCCCGGGAACCGGTTCAGGAGCCTGATCCGACGCCGAAGCCTGATCCGGAGCCGGTTCCCGAGTCCGCCGGGGTAGAGAGTGCTTCTGCCCGATGGAACAGCACGGATGAAGAGCGGAATCTGATAGATTTTGCTGCGGCGGTGAAAACCTTCATGAACAACGAGGAAGCGGTTGTCAGAATTCTCAGACAGTTTCTGGAGCGAAGCACACAGCAGACCGTTCAGATCCATGAGTATCTGGAGAATGATAATTTCAGGGATGCCCAGATTCTCAGTCACGGAATAAAGGGAAGCAGCAGGAATCTCAGCATGAAAGAACTGGGAAATGCGGCTGAAAAAGTGGAAAAAGCCTGTGAGGAAGAAGATATGGAAGCGGCGCTGAAATTCATGCCTGCCATGGAACAGGCCCTGCAGCGGGTGAAGACGTATCTTGAGCCGGAGCTGAAACGCCGGGCCGGGGATTAA
- a CDS encoding TM1266 family iron-only hydrogenase system putative regulator → MKEHGMQNEKQFEQLRYGFVGIIVSRQEAGGRIQEVISRHSDILLGRLGLPHLDDDRVSVITLIIRSDTDRLGSLTGQLGKIPGVTVKSGLARTPEAAAESTPRRNEMLSNSHPFPAESETAAASLTYRFSPYSMPRELIEAGLEVKLAAALCNARLGYLSQNQLDTIQSRISRIRSMENGELNSLFPLDPYQGGAGTSFHMNLNEAIALDNGLDPYQVVNLHQSTNDVLPTALKLMLMRNFMKLETNLGDFQMLLQEKEEAYSEVLMTGRTQLRDAQAVSLGGLFASWAQAVARDRWRTFKARERLKEINMGGTAVGTGAGAPRSYVLKAASVLREISGLPVSRADDLMDATANYDSVVEALSSLNVLAVNLEKICSDVRLLASGPEGGMGELEIPRLIRGSSIMAGKINPVIPEAGMQICEKLRSNHQLISRLSASGELQLNAFWPMIAYSSWESQMLCINFIPSLHEYIGMITPRREKIEENLKGSGAYNLILLPVIGYTHLERLLQICQTHSCTPPELIKSWNILTEDEQHRLFGSRALTGLGYDETLYETIRTRKSARLFRYIDREYSFQHPGSPGEASPEHQDQHQHEHLQHQQELNDD, encoded by the coding sequence ATGAAGGAGCATGGGATGCAGAACGAGAAACAGTTTGAACAGCTCAGGTACGGCTTTGTGGGAATTATTGTCTCCCGGCAGGAAGCAGGAGGCAGGATACAGGAAGTTATTTCCCGTCATTCTGATATTCTTCTGGGACGGCTGGGTCTGCCCCATCTGGATGATGACCGAGTCTCCGTCATCACCCTGATCATCCGCTCTGACACCGACCGGCTTGGAAGCCTCACCGGACAGCTGGGGAAAATCCCCGGCGTCACCGTCAAGTCGGGACTTGCACGGACTCCCGAGGCAGCTGCCGAGAGCACCCCCCGGAGAAACGAGATGCTCAGTAATTCCCATCCATTCCCTGCGGAGAGCGAAACCGCCGCAGCCTCCCTCACCTACCGCTTCTCGCCATATTCCATGCCCAGGGAACTGATTGAAGCCGGACTCGAGGTAAAACTGGCTGCGGCCCTGTGCAACGCAAGGCTCGGCTACCTGTCTCAGAACCAGCTGGACACAATCCAGAGCCGAATATCCCGTATCCGCAGTATGGAAAACGGGGAATTGAACAGCCTGTTCCCTCTGGATCCCTACCAGGGGGGAGCGGGGACCTCGTTCCATATGAATCTCAATGAAGCCATAGCCCTGGACAACGGACTGGACCCGTACCAGGTTGTTAATCTACATCAGTCAACCAACGATGTTCTGCCCACCGCATTGAAGCTGATGCTTATGCGCAATTTCATGAAGCTGGAAACCAACCTGGGGGATTTTCAGATGCTTCTTCAGGAAAAAGAGGAAGCGTACAGCGAGGTACTCATGACCGGACGAACCCAGCTCCGGGACGCTCAGGCGGTTAGTCTTGGGGGATTGTTTGCTTCCTGGGCTCAGGCTGTTGCAAGAGACCGCTGGCGAACTTTTAAAGCCCGGGAGCGGCTCAAGGAGATTAACATGGGAGGGACCGCAGTTGGTACCGGTGCCGGAGCTCCCCGCAGCTATGTGCTCAAGGCGGCATCCGTTTTGAGGGAAATCAGCGGACTTCCTGTGAGCAGAGCCGATGATCTAATGGATGCAACTGCCAATTACGACTCGGTTGTGGAAGCCTTATCATCCCTGAATGTGCTGGCGGTGAATCTTGAGAAGATATGCTCGGATGTGAGGCTTCTGGCAAGCGGACCTGAAGGAGGAATGGGCGAACTTGAAATTCCCCGGCTCATCCGGGGAAGCAGCATAATGGCAGGAAAGATCAACCCTGTAATACCGGAAGCGGGAATGCAGATCTGTGAGAAGCTCAGAAGCAATCACCAGCTGATATCCCGGCTATCGGCTTCAGGGGAGCTGCAGCTCAATGCCTTCTGGCCCATGATTGCTTACAGCAGCTGGGAAAGCCAGATGCTTTGCATCAATTTTATTCCCTCTCTTCATGAATACATTGGAATGATCACCCCGCGACGGGAAAAAATTGAAGAAAATCTCAAGGGAAGCGGAGCATACAATCTGATCCTGCTGCCGGTTATAGGCTACACCCATCTTGAGCGTCTTCTTCAGATCTGCCAAACACACAGCTGCACGCCCCCTGAACTGATAAAATCATGGAATATTCTCACTGAGGATGAGCAGCACAGGCTTTTCGGATCCCGGGCGCTTACCGGACTGGGATACGATGAAACGCTGTACGAGACAATAAGAACCCGCAAGTCCGCCCGGCTTTTCCGGTACATTGACCGTGAATACAGCTTTCAGCACCCCGGCTCACCCGGGGAAGCGTCTCCCGAACATCAAGATCAACATCAGCATGAACATTTGCAGCATCAGCAGGAGCTTAACGATGACTAA
- the hydE gene encoding [FeFe] hydrogenase H-cluster radical SAM maturase HydE encodes MSCSMLSRKEILEILSISRPDEMQDLSRRAGLCLEEQLGSRVYYRGLIEYSNICSRDCLYCGIRRSAGDIQRYTLAEEEILNAADFAAGKGYGSLTLQSGESASEAAVDFAASIIRKIKKRTASSLLPRGLGITLCIGEQTEASYRRLFEAGAHRYLLRIESSNPAMYRRIHPRGDSLQGRIDCLRNLKKIGFQTGTGVMIGLPGQSIEDLADDVEFFYRENVDMIGMGPFIPHSGTPLGAFGNYPAAETRLELSLKMIAAVRLAIPDVNIASTTALQALHPMGREMGLNFGANVLMPVITPGEVRKQYQLYDGKPCLDDSPEDCANCLISRVGSTGRSIAFNSWGDPLHFFADRHTHTGDEHEGAWDAERETV; translated from the coding sequence ATGAGCTGCTCGATGCTTTCCCGGAAGGAAATTCTCGAAATTCTCTCTATCAGCCGTCCCGATGAGATGCAGGATCTGTCCAGGCGGGCGGGTCTGTGTCTGGAAGAACAGCTGGGCAGCCGGGTGTATTACCGGGGGCTGATCGAATACTCAAACATATGCTCCCGGGACTGTCTTTACTGCGGTATACGCCGTTCCGCCGGGGATATTCAACGCTACACCCTGGCTGAGGAAGAGATACTCAATGCGGCGGATTTCGCAGCCGGGAAGGGGTACGGATCTCTGACGCTTCAAAGCGGTGAATCGGCTTCAGAAGCTGCGGTCGATTTTGCGGCGAGCATTATCCGAAAAATTAAAAAGAGAACCGCAAGCAGCCTGCTTCCCCGGGGGCTGGGTATTACCCTCTGCATCGGCGAACAGACCGAGGCCTCTTACCGGCGGCTGTTCGAGGCCGGCGCACACCGCTATCTGCTGAGAATCGAGAGCAGCAACCCGGCCATGTACCGCAGAATCCATCCCCGGGGAGACAGTCTGCAGGGGAGAATCGACTGCCTGCGAAATCTGAAAAAGATTGGATTTCAGACCGGAACCGGGGTTATGATCGGTCTTCCCGGACAAAGCATTGAGGATCTTGCGGATGATGTAGAATTCTTTTACCGGGAGAATGTGGATATGATCGGTATGGGCCCCTTTATTCCCCATTCGGGTACCCCTCTGGGCGCTTTTGGAAACTATCCCGCGGCTGAAACCCGGCTGGAGCTGAGTCTGAAAATGATAGCAGCCGTCCGTCTGGCCATTCCCGATGTGAATATTGCATCCACAACCGCCCTTCAAGCCCTCCACCCCATGGGAAGAGAGATGGGTCTGAATTTCGGGGCAAACGTACTTATGCCCGTAATCACCCCCGGTGAAGTGAGGAAACAGTATCAGCTTTATGACGGTAAACCCTGCCTGGATGACAGTCCCGAGGACTGTGCAAACTGTCTTATCAGCCGGGTGGGAAGCACGGGGAGAAGCATAGCTTTCAACAGCTGGGGAGACCCCCTGCATTTTTTTGCAGACAGACATACACACACAGGAGATGAACATGAAGGAGCATGGGATGCAGAACGAGAAACAGTTTGA
- a CDS encoding phosphoglucomutase (femD), whose protein sequence is MIDNRSGLTIGDSSIIPRRLQSASVSADDISRTLEPMILSASGWRKVFAASGDEEDQTEDISESDMVLAGLIGLSLGEYLLDKAGKSGKGTTVVVGCDSRPTGPLLADALMRVCSSLGIKIRYLFISAAPEVMSYARVTPQVDAFAYISASHNPIGHNGFKFGLKSGGVLPAADVEDLIHRFREHCKAEKSISRIQDMLASFPEERMNTFFRESADWKNQALEAYADFSTRVICDSSDENRISLRMEEMKAAFSKADIAVLGELNGSARTLSIDKAFFENLGVKMRLINHIPRQITHRIVPEGRSLNLCKEELEKAHSSDPAFILGYVPDNDGDRGNIVYMADDGRARILEAQQVFALVALAESAWLEYSGQLADTGARAAIAVNGPTSMRIDEIASVFGLECVRAEVGEANVVGLASRLREDGYIVRLMGEGSNGGNITHPAAVRDPLNSIGSIIKLLSLRGDGDSAGLFELWCKRRGIEYKADFSLEDVLSSLPEYVTTSAYEDRALMKITGTDHVRLKAAYEDIFLTDWEKRKDRLKDSWGIHSWEEINTEGSRETTGFGPSFRSGKHKGGLKILFRDSSGAPSACMWMRGSGTEPVYRVLVDVKGPRHVLEQELLEWHRDMIRRADSL, encoded by the coding sequence ATGATCGACAACAGAAGCGGCCTCACAATCGGAGACAGCAGCATCATACCCCGCAGGCTGCAATCAGCTTCCGTATCTGCAGATGATATTTCCCGGACACTTGAGCCCATGATTCTTTCGGCTTCCGGCTGGCGGAAAGTTTTTGCAGCTTCCGGGGATGAGGAAGATCAGACAGAAGATATTTCAGAATCCGATATGGTGCTTGCAGGGCTGATCGGCCTGAGCCTGGGGGAGTATCTTCTGGATAAGGCCGGCAAAAGCGGCAAGGGTACCACAGTGGTTGTGGGCTGCGATTCCAGGCCAACAGGCCCCCTTCTGGCCGACGCCCTGATGCGGGTATGCAGCTCCCTGGGCATCAAAATACGATATCTGTTTATATCCGCGGCTCCTGAAGTTATGTCATATGCACGGGTCACTCCCCAGGTTGACGCCTTCGCATACATATCAGCCTCCCACAATCCCATAGGGCATAACGGCTTCAAATTCGGACTGAAAAGCGGAGGAGTATTACCCGCCGCTGACGTTGAAGACCTGATTCACCGCTTCCGGGAGCACTGTAAAGCCGAAAAAAGCATTTCCCGGATACAGGATATGCTTGCATCATTTCCCGAAGAACGCATGAATACATTCTTCCGTGAAAGCGCAGATTGGAAAAACCAGGCCCTTGAAGCATATGCGGACTTCAGCACCCGGGTTATCTGCGACAGCTCCGATGAGAACAGGATATCCCTGCGAATGGAGGAGATGAAAGCGGCGTTCAGCAAGGCGGATATTGCCGTTCTCGGCGAACTGAACGGAAGCGCCAGAACCCTCTCCATCGACAAGGCGTTCTTTGAAAATCTTGGGGTGAAGATGCGTCTTATTAATCATATTCCCCGGCAGATTACCCACCGGATTGTTCCCGAGGGGCGAAGTCTGAATCTCTGCAAAGAGGAGCTGGAAAAAGCCCACAGCAGCGATCCGGCATTTATCCTGGGCTACGTTCCCGACAACGACGGCGACCGGGGCAATATTGTGTATATGGCCGATGACGGCCGGGCCAGGATTCTGGAGGCTCAGCAGGTGTTCGCCCTGGTGGCTCTGGCCGAGTCCGCCTGGCTTGAATACAGCGGTCAGCTTGCAGATACCGGTGCCCGGGCAGCCATTGCGGTAAACGGCCCCACTTCCATGCGCATTGACGAAATCGCTTCGGTGTTCGGTCTTGAATGTGTCAGGGCCGAAGTTGGCGAGGCCAATGTGGTGGGGCTTGCATCCCGGCTCAGAGAGGACGGCTACATTGTACGTCTCATGGGAGAAGGCTCAAACGGGGGGAATATTACCCATCCGGCGGCGGTACGGGATCCTCTCAACAGCATCGGTTCGATTATCAAGCTTCTTTCTCTCCGTGGGGACGGCGACTCGGCGGGGTTGTTCGAACTGTGGTGCAAACGAAGAGGTATTGAATACAAAGCGGATTTTTCCCTGGAGGACGTTCTCTCTTCCCTTCCTGAATATGTGACCACCAGTGCATATGAGGACCGGGCTTTGATGAAAATTACCGGAACCGACCATGTACGGCTGAAGGCTGCCTATGAGGATATTTTCCTCACGGACTGGGAAAAGCGGAAAGACCGGCTGAAAGACAGCTGGGGAATCCATTCCTGGGAAGAGATCAACACCGAAGGCAGCCGGGAGACGACCGGTTTCGGGCCATCGTTCCGCAGCGGAAAACACAAGGGAGGCCTGAAAATTCTTTTCCGGGATTCCTCCGGCGCCCCCTCAGCCTGCATGTGGATGCGGGGATCCGGTACCGAGCCGGTGTACAGAGTACTTGTGGATGTGAAAGGTCCCCGGCACGTTCTTGAGCAGGAGTTGCTCGAGTGGCACAGAGATATGATCCGCAGGGCGGATTCCTTGTAA
- a CDS encoding response regulator: MKKILIIDDSRMIREFLNRKLEEFGFDTDQAANGLEGYTKLRSYEPDLIIMDYYLSRMSAVEFLTKKAGDPNSRNTPVLFASAKISREVILELSKFGIKKFITKPIKIDSLAKALSELLGVQIELDNTPCIIDANYNEEILFIEVARGLNSEKIEMLRYRLDELIRLYSIQVPRVLLMMSGIEISEGDSLKLRSLIDGIISATDLKLRNFKILTNNDLVKEFVSSRSDISEVEVFSSMPDAMDALLGDRAGGYKDRDGNVHDDFLRVGRGAEEGSNGINLRFQSEQNDTQVNFDAIASGLKMAVVDDDPVIQELIRMAFSKTELDVQTFSDGEEFINSPDVKQFDMVFLDLLMPRMDGFSVLTALKNREIQLPIIVLSAVNKRETVIQALQMGVKSYLVKPIQPDMVFKKALEVFQLNF; encoded by the coding sequence TTGAAGAAAATTCTGATTATTGACGATTCCCGGATGATCCGGGAGTTTCTGAACAGGAAACTTGAGGAATTCGGATTCGATACCGATCAGGCCGCAAATGGTCTGGAAGGGTATACGAAACTGAGAAGTTATGAGCCGGATCTGATTATCATGGATTACTACCTCAGCAGAATGAGCGCCGTGGAATTTCTGACCAAAAAGGCCGGTGATCCCAACTCCCGGAATACTCCTGTTCTGTTTGCATCGGCAAAGATCTCCCGGGAAGTGATCCTTGAACTCAGCAAGTTCGGAATTAAAAAATTCATCACCAAACCCATAAAAATCGACAGCCTGGCCAAGGCGCTGAGCGAACTTCTGGGAGTACAGATTGAACTGGATAACACTCCCTGCATCATCGACGCAAACTACAACGAGGAAATTCTGTTCATTGAGGTTGCCCGGGGCCTGAACAGCGAAAAAATCGAGATGCTCCGCTACCGCCTGGATGAGCTGATCCGGTTGTATTCTATTCAGGTCCCCAGGGTGTTATTGATGATGTCGGGAATCGAGATAAGCGAGGGGGACTCCCTAAAGCTCCGCTCCCTGATCGACGGCATTATTTCCGCCACTGATTTGAAGCTTCGCAATTTCAAGATTCTTACCAATAATGATCTGGTGAAGGAATTTGTCTCTTCACGTTCGGATATATCGGAAGTGGAAGTGTTTTCATCCATGCCCGATGCCATGGATGCCCTTTTGGGAGACAGGGCCGGAGGCTATAAGGACAGGGACGGAAACGTCCACGACGATTTTCTGCGGGTGGGCAGGGGAGCTGAAGAAGGATCAAACGGGATCAACCTCCGCTTCCAGAGCGAACAGAATGACACTCAAGTGAATTTCGACGCCATTGCTTCGGGGCTGAAAATGGCGGTGGTCGATGATGATCCGGTAATCCAGGAACTTATCCGCATGGCGTTTTCAAAAACTGAACTGGATGTTCAGACCTTCTCCGACGGTGAGGAATTTATCAATTCCCCTGATGTGAAACAATTCGATATGGTATTTCTTGATCTGCTCATGCCCCGGATGGACGGCTTTTCTGTTCTCACCGCCTTGAAGAATCGTGAAATACAGCTTCCCATTATTGTTCTTTCTGCGGTGAATAAGAGGGAAACCGTCATTCAGGCCCTGCAGATGGGGGTGAAAAGTTATCTGGTTAAGCCCATACAGCCGGATATGGTGTTCAAGAAAGCCCTTGAAGTATTTCAGCTGAATTTTTAA
- the hydG gene encoding [FeFe] hydrogenase H-cluster radical SAM maturase HydG, translating to MADQNRSESGGGRIRTWIDQVVRQDEIDPYLEQGKPFINEERIWREIASGSNPTPERVRDILKKSLEIQSLSPEETAVLLNVKDRQLLREMADTAARVKQKVYDSRIVTFAPLYLSNHCVNSCLYCGFRQDNGGMKRSRLSMEEIRRETEALAGKFGHKRLIVVYGEHPDSDIDFMEKSINQIYQVRAKTRKGHGSIRRVNVNAAPMSVEKLRRLKNVGVGTYQVFQESYHPGTYSQAHPPGTLKGNYLWRLFSMHRAMDAGIDDVGIGALFGLYDWRFEVMGLVHHARDLERRYNGIGPHTISFPRLEQADNAPFLNDMKYRVSDEDFLKIITILRLAVPYTGLIITAREPAHIRDKAVKLGVTQMDASTRIGLGAYSRETDGQEISSQQFMLGDTRSLEELIGDLADMGCITSFCTAGYRIGRTGERIMKLLRECHEGDFCRMNAVITFREWLDDFASPEIKVRGEALIARELAGINRDLPKYQGKFRPMYDSTCRGKRDLYL from the coding sequence ATGGCAGATCAGAATCGCAGCGAATCCGGCGGGGGTAGAATCCGAACCTGGATAGATCAGGTTGTTCGGCAGGACGAAATTGATCCCTACCTGGAACAGGGCAAACCGTTTATCAATGAAGAACGCATCTGGAGGGAAATCGCCTCGGGAAGCAATCCCACCCCGGAACGGGTGCGGGATATTCTGAAGAAAAGTCTTGAAATACAAAGTCTCAGCCCCGAGGAAACCGCCGTCCTGCTGAATGTGAAGGACCGGCAACTTCTCCGGGAGATGGCCGACACCGCAGCCCGGGTGAAACAGAAAGTATACGACTCGCGAATTGTCACTTTCGCCCCTCTTTATCTGTCAAATCACTGCGTGAACTCATGTCTCTATTGCGGTTTCCGTCAGGACAACGGCGGCATGAAACGGAGCAGACTCTCCATGGAGGAGATCCGGCGGGAGACCGAAGCTCTTGCTGGGAAATTCGGCCATAAACGGCTGATTGTGGTGTACGGCGAACATCCCGACTCGGATATCGATTTTATGGAAAAGAGCATCAACCAGATTTATCAGGTACGGGCGAAAACCCGCAAGGGGCACGGGAGCATACGCAGGGTGAACGTGAATGCAGCACCCATGAGTGTGGAAAAACTCCGACGGCTGAAGAACGTGGGTGTGGGGACCTATCAGGTATTTCAGGAAAGCTATCATCCCGGAACCTACTCACAGGCTCATCCGCCGGGAACATTAAAAGGCAATTATCTGTGGCGGCTTTTCAGCATGCACCGGGCCATGGACGCAGGCATTGACGATGTGGGAATCGGCGCATTGTTCGGACTGTATGACTGGCGTTTCGAGGTGATGGGTCTGGTGCATCATGCACGGGATCTTGAACGGCGCTACAACGGCATCGGCCCCCATACCATCAGTTTTCCCCGGCTTGAGCAGGCGGACAATGCTCCATTCCTGAACGACATGAAATACCGGGTTTCCGATGAGGATTTCCTCAAAATCATCACCATTCTGCGGCTGGCAGTACCCTATACGGGGTTGATTATCACCGCCAGAGAGCCTGCTCATATCCGGGATAAAGCGGTAAAACTTGGAGTTACCCAGATGGATGCCTCGACCCGTATCGGGCTGGGTGCCTACAGCAGGGAGACCGACGGTCAGGAGATTTCCAGTCAGCAGTTTATGCTGGGTGATACCCGCAGCCTTGAGGAGCTTATCGGCGACCTTGCGGATATGGGATGCATTACCAGCTTCTGCACCGCCGGCTACCGGATCGGCCGTACCGGAGAGCGGATCATGAAACTGCTCAGGGAATGTCATGAGGGGGATTTCTGCAGAATGAACGCCGTCATTACGTTCCGGGAATGGCTTGATGACTTCGCATCCCCGGAAATCAAGGTCAGGGGAGAAGCTCTGATAGCCAGGGAACTGGCAGGAATCAACCGGGATCTGCCCAAATATCAGGGGAAATTCCGTCCCATGTATGATAGCACCTGCCGGGGCAAAAGAGATTTATACCTATGA